Within the Musa acuminata AAA Group cultivar baxijiao chromosome BXJ2-9, Cavendish_Baxijiao_AAA, whole genome shotgun sequence genome, the region TTCAGTCATCTACTTGATACAGGATATGGTTGTTCTTCCTTACAAGGATAGCTTGTTACTTTTTAGTAGATATTTGCAGCAACTGGTCATGGAATCACTTGGAAAGGAGTTCGACCTTGATGGGAATCGGGTCTGTCAGTATGCTTTTTTAAGATTTCTTtattttctaagatttggtctatgGTTCCAATGTGTTCTCCTCTTGAAATCTAAATTGTGTCTTGAGTTCAAATGGTGAATGGGTGGAACTACATGGATTTTTTTTGTGCATTTTGATAGAAGGTCCAGTTAAGTTATATCTAAAAATAACCCTGGTGATTGGGCTTGCTTTTCAATTTCCAGTTTAATTACTTGGTTTACAACTCAATTAAATCATCTGTCTGATTTCATGGGCAATATATATGAGTGAGAAAAAGAGGGAAAGGATTACCTTAATGTCATCTGGTGGCAGGACATTCCTAGTGTGGAAAAAAGGGCAAGAGACAAAGGAAAAGTTTACAGTGGGTTCTACTGTAACTAGTCTGTATCATTTAGTCTCTTGGACTCATTTGATCATCTTGTCATTTATCTGAGAGTTCCCTGGAGTCCTAAACCTAATCCCTTGTTGGATTGACTTAAATATCAACATGTTCGGCCTTAGTTGTATTATGAGCATCCTGATCAGTTTGTGGTTGAACCAACAAAAAGCAAAAGACAAAAGTAAACAACTTAAAAATGGATAATTGAATTTCACATAAACTGGGTACATGCAGTGTGTCATTTAACAGCATTCCTTGCAAGAGGGAAAGGTGGATATGATGATGCTTATTATCTTATCTTGCTGCTAGTAACATTTGAATTATAATTGGGTTGTGGACTTTGAGCAGGTGTTTCTCCATAAAGCATCAGTTGACTAGGATATCAAGTCATACAGCAAATATCTTCTAATTTAAACACCTGAAAGGCTACTGTCTATAAATCATCATGATATGTGCTATATTGTACATTGCAACTGTATTGCCCTCACCATCTTCACTGACTATTATTAAGGACTGCCTGTGACAAACcaacattacttttgctgcaactATTTTCTATTTCATTGTTTGAGTTTGCAAATATGCAGTGGTTTTTCACTGACCTTTGCTGATGTCACTTTAATTTCTTCATAATTCTGTCTATCTCTATCCCCCACCTGCCCaccaacaaagaaaaaaaataaggatATGTTGGAAGTCTTTCATCTATCTTTAGAACACATGTTTTGTTTGCTATATGGTTATAAGATACATGCTTCCATTATATTGTGATTCTCACAAACCTTTAATTGTAGAAAGTTTTGTTTCATAGGTTAATCAAGGAATTACTGTTTATGGAAATAAAGGAAGTACTGATCAGCATGCGTGGGTATCACTTCACTTTGTCTAATATTTTCATTGGTATTTTGAGCTTGACTGTTATATACTCTTATCTTCTTGTCAACAGCTACATCCAGCAGCTGAGGGAAGGTGTCCATAATttctttgttacttttattgaagtATTACGAGACAGACCCCCTGGTCATGACTGGGAGCTTGAACCAGGAGTAACCTGTGGTGATTATTTATTTGGAATGCTACAGGTACATCTATATTGTTTCTCATGACATTCGGTGGTCAATTTCCACTAGGTTGACATAATTTGACTATTTATATGATATAGTAATTAGTAAATATTTGTCTTTTTTTACTGTTATGTGCAATTATTTGGAGTTGATTATCGGAGTCCTTTTTTGGCATTCAATATTGAGGATAATTCAATTATTTGGGTTGAGATCTTGACTGTGCTACCTACCAGTTGACATCTATTGGCACGAGATTTGGGGCTTGGAATTCAGATTGTCCTTTTTGTTCACTAAATAACATCTTTGGTCATCTGCTTGAAGCCCATAAATCTCTGCATATGACAGAGtcttaaaaaatattcaaaattttatatctttcTGTTGTCTGTTGTATTAATATCACAGTGTAAAGTGAATATCAAATTTAAGAGATAAATCATATTTGGTACTCCTTATTCAAGAACACATCTATGTGGAATATGAACATTTTTGGCAAAAGACATTCTTGGTTATATACTTGGAAGTTGGATTTGCCACCCTGTTGGCATTTTTAAAGGGACATATGTATCTCCCAGAAGTGTTATAGTTTCTTTGCTGCATTAATTTATATTCACCTCACATAATCCAGGAATAGTGTTAGTTTATGTGATTTGTATGTAGAAAGACATGGTATAGCACAAAATATTTCTGCTGCTATATACTTATATAGTATATTCATTTTGTGAATGAATATTAGGTAAGAACTAAGAAATATGAAAAACATCCTGCTTTTTGTATGCATCAATGTCATGATGGAGATTgcaatatttttttgttaatctCCTTGCCCACAATGGCTAAATCTGTTAGTTATGCCCAGTGAAATTGATATTTTCTTAAGTAACAAGCCAAATAGTGGTAACCACATTTGAATCCAGAAAGTAGACCAATGCTAAAATCCCTCTTCAAGGTATTATGATAATTTTACTGATCTTTCTCAAGACACTTCTATCTGTTATTTCTATTGTGAAATTGTCAGATGTCTttccattttcttttcttattttgctCCCTTTGTGTGACAGTAGGAAGTACAACTTTAACTTCTTTTTCAGTTAAAGtttttttagtaaaaaataaaactttTAACCCCTTCTGCCGGAATTGGTATTTACCAGTTACCATAGTATGCACTACTTTCGTCTAACTGGCTTATTTTTACATTTAATATAAACATTTGATGGTAAGTATGGAAACGCTTTTTGCCTCAGCAGGATATGTTGAAGTAATTGACATGATTTGATTTCCATGTGCTTATCGGGTTACAAGCCTTCCGATAAAAACTATTCTGGATTCTTCAAAATTCTACACCAAGTTTCCTATAGGCAAAGAAAACTCCGTTTTTTTACTAAaccatttttatggtatcatcagGCAGGGAATGTGCTTATTACTTGTGGGATGGTTTTATTTTCTCCCTTGTAACTTTAAAATTTATTCTTGTACACATCTCCTACAAAGCATATGATATTGTTCAAATATACTTATCAAATAGTTAAAAAGTTATTGAATATGAGCATCTTGCACAGGGTACACGTTCAGCCCTCTATGCAAATGATCGTGAGTCCATTACAGTAACTGTGCAAGAAGTAACTCCTAGATCTGTGGGAGCACTAGTTGCACTTTACGAGCGAGCTGTTGGAATATATGCATGTCTGATCAATATCAATGCATACCATCAACCTGGTATGTGCAACATTATATCCTAAAATTAGTTAAAATGTTTTATTTTTTCCTTCAAAAGTTGCATTAGTTGTTCATTTTTCTTATGTTTAAAGGCGTGGAAGCTGGAAAGAAAGCAGCAGGGGACGTATTAGCACTACAAAAGAGGGTTCTTTCCATTTTAAATGAAGCAAGGTGTGTGACCTCTCGTTGGGTGTTAACATCTGCTCTAACATTTTATCAGGAAATCTTTGAAATCCATACATGGCAAGTGATTGTCTTTATCAGATTCGACTAAGACCATTGCAACTCTTAGAAACTTGAAAAAGAATATGAATATACTATTTTGGCTGTTTTTTCTAGTATAGCAAATTTTAAACACTGCAAGTAGGGATCTTGAGTAGTCATGATTAGCAGGTCACTATTTTGATCGTGGacttaaaatttgctagaatgcaGTTTTCCAGTTTTGTTTTGTAATGTACGTAGGAATATCACTGTCTTTGTTTTTTTAAGGAACATCACTATGTCAGCTATCTCAGAAGCTTTGACTTCTGACTGATAGTGTTTCTCTTAGCTGAAATTTGAATAAAGTTATTGGGATTTGGTGGATGTCAAAATGTACATAGACTAGACTTTATATGCAGGGAGGCTATTTCAATGACTTTTAAGTCTGGAGTCTGGACGGTTGGTTGCAGTAAAGCATCCTACCTGACCACTGAGGCTCACTCTCGAAATTGATAGTTTCCCTTGTTAATTTGATGCACATCGGCTTATCCAAATTCGTAATTCTCACTTTGTCAGAACAGAGAGTAACTAACAAAGTTTGCTTACTATCATTTCTTTTTGGTGTCTTGCAAATATTATTGCTTTACTGTTGTTCTTTCCTTTAACACCAACCTTGTCTCTGTCAGCTGCAAAGAGCCTGTTGAGCCTTTGACACTTGACGAAATTGCAGAACTATGCCATGCTCCAGAACAGGTACCAGTGCTTGATTGTCCGTCATTCAATAATTACTTGGCTACTTTATAATACTGGTCATATTCATAGAGGAAAATGCAACACATACTAATCCATGAAACCGAAAGCTTTCAGGAATAatacaaagtcttttttttttaaataatgggTAACAAACATCAACTAGAATCTGGCACCACCATTAAGGAAATGTACAATCCCTCCTCATGACATATTTCatcttgaattttattttttacacCCTCCAAAGCTTCTTGGTCACCAATATGTTCTGTAATTTTACAAGCGAGGAGCTTCATATATTTAGAGCAAGATCTTGGTTTGTGATACAAAGCAAAGTTGTAGTTAGCCATATATAAATATGTGTTGGTATCTTGATCCTTGATTTTAAAGATTTCAGTTGTGCTTGAAGTATCCACCTATTAGAATGTTTTTCCACATAATCCTGGGTGATACGGATCCTAAATAGTTCAGAAAGATCCGTTCCTTTTCATTTGAACATTAAATCGAAAGTTTTGTATGTACTAGAGACATTGCAGTTTATTGCttttcatcattattttcttctACAAACACCTGAACTCTTTGTCTTCTCTCCTTACCATCTGAGCAGATTGAAATGATATACAAGATCATTGCACACGTGGCCGCAAATGATAGAGCACTGATAGCCGAAGGCAACTGCGGGTCACCTCGAAGTATCAAAGTTTTCCTTGGAGAGTGCAATGTGGATGAATTGTACGATTAAGTTATTTTTCGCACAACAGTTGAGTAAAAAAGAAATGCTCAATGGAGCAAAGATACGACAATAATCTTGGGGAGCATCACTGATGAAATTGAATTACTGAGGACTATTGCAGGCTGCTCTCGGTTCTAGACCCTACGGTGAGTGTAAAACCCCGCTTCGTCAACTAGGAAACATCACCTTTCTTCCATCAGGATAATTCATGTTTCATGTAATCATATTGCTTGTTCCAATATTGTTCAAATCTTCGACTAGTTTGATTCACTAATTCTCTcatttttattgtttttgctcTGTCCATATAATTCTCTCTCACTACATTATAAAATAGTCATTTTTATAATATcattcatatattatatatatattttttaaaaaataattaaacctaCAATTCGTCCAAACAATTAACCCATGCCCGATCCTTCAATCAATTATAGTGATAATGGTTTGAGCAAAATCATATTTCAACgtttaatgataatttttattgatgattatagtaaattTTCTACAAATTAATAGAGAGAACCTTTTGGGCTCCTTTTCTATCAAAATTGAATAGAAGAAGGCGTTATAAATTATAATTACAGTATTTATAACGCCACTACACACCACAGATTAAATCAATGTAACGGCCGTTATTTATCGCTTCCGCCCATCACCAAATTCTTTCTTTCTAAAGTCGGATCCTCCGATGGCGGTGAGAATATCACCGCTCCGCCTCCGTTTCCCTTCATTTATCGTACCTGCGTCGAGATCGCAGGAAGCTGCAACGCCGTGCTGCGGCAGTGGcggcggtggtggaggaggagggcttACTGCCCGCGCGATGTCTTCTGCGCCGTCTCCGTACACCACTCTAAAGGAGCGCGTGAGCTGCGAGCGCGAGATCAAGAAGAGCAAGTTCCTCGCCGTAGCCGCACCCATCTCCGACGAGCGCTCCGCCCATTCCTTCCTCTCCGAGGTTCTCTCTTCTGCGCTCCCTTCTTCTAGGTTCGATTCTACTTATCGAAGTCCGACACATGCGGAGCGATTAGGGTTTGATTATTCTTCCGTCAATTACCTGCAACGGAAAATGATCAGTTCGAGTCGTATTCATTGAGTTTTCTTTTGATCTGCcgagaaaaaaaatcaatttttttatgtgCTATCGTCTAATCGTAATATATTGTTGTTTtgtttagaaaaaatatatattgttgTTTTTAACAATCGTACTTTGCAGAGTTGTGATTACTGGGAAATGTTTGATATTAAATGTAAATGgagaaattatttaattaaacgTACAAGTCTTGTTGTTTCGCGTCCTAAATGCTTCAAATGGCCAAAATGCTTTGATATTTATCGACCACGGTGTTGTTTCAGTAGGACCAGGAGTTATCCTTCTCACTGTTAGATTTTGTTTTGTTATGCTTATATCTGCGCTGCCATTTTTATTGTCCACATTCAACAAGTTTTTGATTGCTGTATGCACATTTTTTAATTGGTCATTTGTTATCATTGTGAATTTAGGTCCGAGATCCGCGTGCCACACATAATTGCTGGGCCTACAAG harbors:
- the LOC103997979 gene encoding uncharacterized protein LOC103997979 isoform X2 — protein: MAVRISPLRLRFPSFIVPASRSQEAATPCCGSGGGGGGGGLTARAMSSAPSPYTTLKERVSCEREIKKSKFLAVAAPISDERSAHSFLSEVRDPRATHNCWAYKLGDQYRSNDDGEPSGTAGKPMYSAIVSSGLDMVMVVVIRYFGGIKLGTGGLVRAYGGVASECLKGGTTCLVKPKAPIGIEVPFELLGTVYHQVIFYVCKYPN
- the LOC103997979 gene encoding uncharacterized protein LOC103997979 isoform X3 — translated: MAVRISPLRLRFPSFIVPASRSQEAATPCCGSGGGGGGGGLTARAMSSAPSPYTTLKERVSCEREIKKSKFLAVAAPISDERSAHSFLSEVRDPRATHNCWAYKLGDQYRSNDDGEPSGTAGKPMYSAIVSSGLDMVMVVVIRYFGGIKLGTGGLVRAYGGVASECLKGGTTCLVKPKAPIGIEVPFELLGTVYHQGED